A window of the Amycolatopsis solani genome harbors these coding sequences:
- a CDS encoding sensor histidine kinase, whose translation MSSSQRAEPKRARRPWSLRRRLIVQLAALLALVCLVVGVVTEFALSEFLVRQQDERLAAATDRATHGRGEPGPWPYGEAPPPDPLRVLGQGDGTLAVVQNGSGYTAGVLDSSVGSPLKRKAPFRGMPVEQALTLLALPSDGKPHSIDLGGNLGPYRVVSSTSPGGQRTVIGLPLKDVNETLWRLGFILGGVALAGILVAGAVGAATIRRTMKPLDRLAATATRVSELPLDRGEVALSERVPDADTDPGTEVGKVGSALNRMLQHVANALTARHASENRVRQFVADASHELRTPLAAIRGYAELTRRSGEQVPPDVAFAMSRVESESRRMTTLVEDLLLLARLDSGRPVVHEWVDLCRLVADAVADAHVAGPDHKWLMDVPGEPIGVLGDAGQLHQVVINVLANARTHTPAGTTVTTALSTSDGTVRLHVADDGPGIPPDVLPDVFERFARGDNSRSRAAGSTGLGLAIVAAVVGAHGGRVGVRSRPGRTEFEITFPAAPSPS comes from the coding sequence ATGTCCTCAAGCCAGCGGGCTGAACCGAAGCGCGCGCGCCGGCCGTGGTCGCTGCGCCGGCGGCTGATCGTCCAGCTCGCCGCCCTGCTCGCGCTGGTGTGCCTGGTCGTCGGCGTCGTGACGGAGTTCGCGCTGAGCGAGTTCCTGGTGCGCCAGCAGGACGAGCGGCTCGCGGCCGCCACCGACCGCGCGACGCACGGCCGCGGCGAGCCGGGGCCGTGGCCCTACGGCGAGGCACCGCCGCCGGACCCGCTGCGCGTGCTGGGCCAGGGCGACGGCACGCTCGCGGTGGTCCAGAACGGCTCCGGGTACACGGCGGGCGTGCTCGACTCGAGCGTCGGTTCGCCGTTGAAGCGCAAGGCGCCGTTCCGGGGCATGCCGGTGGAGCAGGCGCTGACGCTGCTCGCGCTGCCGTCGGACGGGAAGCCGCACAGCATCGACCTCGGTGGCAACCTCGGGCCGTACCGGGTCGTCTCGTCGACGTCGCCGGGCGGCCAGCGCACGGTCATCGGCCTGCCGCTCAAGGACGTCAACGAAACGCTGTGGCGGCTCGGGTTCATCCTCGGTGGCGTCGCGCTCGCCGGGATCCTGGTGGCGGGCGCGGTCGGCGCGGCGACGATCCGGCGCACGATGAAGCCGCTCGACCGGCTGGCCGCGACCGCGACGCGGGTGTCGGAGCTGCCGCTGGACCGCGGCGAAGTCGCGCTGTCGGAACGCGTCCCGGACGCCGACACCGACCCGGGCACCGAGGTCGGCAAGGTCGGCTCGGCGCTGAACCGGATGCTGCAGCACGTCGCGAACGCGCTCACCGCGCGGCACGCGAGCGAGAACCGCGTCCGCCAGTTCGTCGCGGACGCGAGCCACGAACTGCGCACGCCGCTGGCCGCGATCCGCGGGTACGCCGAGCTGACCCGCCGCAGCGGCGAGCAGGTGCCGCCGGACGTCGCCTTCGCGATGAGCCGCGTCGAGTCGGAGTCGCGCCGGATGACGACGCTGGTCGAGGACCTGCTGCTGCTCGCGCGCCTCGACTCCGGCCGGCCGGTGGTGCACGAGTGGGTGGACCTGTGCCGGCTGGTGGCCGACGCGGTCGCGGACGCGCACGTCGCGGGCCCGGACCACAAGTGGCTGATGGACGTCCCCGGCGAGCCGATCGGCGTCCTCGGCGACGCGGGTCAGCTGCACCAGGTGGTGATCAACGTGCTGGCCAACGCGCGCACGCACACCCCGGCGGGCACGACGGTGACCACCGCTTTGTCCACTTCGGACGGAACGGTCCGCCTCCACGTGGCCGACGACGGCCCCGGCATCCCGCCGGACGTCCTCCCGGACGTCTTCGAGCGCTTCGCCCGCGGCGATAATTCGCGGTCCAGGGCCGCGGGGAGCACGGGTCTCGGGCTGGCGATCGTGGCCGCGGTGGTCGGCGCGCACGGCGGCCGGGTCGGGGTGCGGAGCCGGCCGGGACGCACGGAGTTCGAGATCACGTTCCCGGCGGCACCCTCGCCCTCGTGA
- a CDS encoding glycosyltransferase family 39 protein translates to MTTTLTAPAHAQPVPPAAREPRWVKPSVAALLLGTGLLYLWDLAKTGWANDFYAMAAQAGTWSWKALFFGSLDPGNVVTVDKPPFSLWVMGLSGRLFGFSSWSLLVPNALAGVASVGLLHLAVRRLSGPGAGLLAGAGLALTPVAALMFRYDNPDAFLVLLLVAGAYCVVRALERGSTGWLLLAGVAVGFGFLDKMLQAFLVLPAFVLAYAVAAPTSLGRRIWQLLAAAGVVLVSAGWWIAVVAVWPAADRPYISGSTDNTVLELAFGYNGLGRIFGEGRGGGGGGTFTPPAGGGFGGGFGGETGLTRLFSGEFGGEASWLLPAAVIGLAAGLWFTRRAPRTDRTRAALLLWGGWLVVTALVFSYMSGIIHPYYTVALAPGIAATLGISSRELWRGRANFAARAVLAVMLAVTAVWGFVLLARTPDWQPWLRYALLVLSAAAVLALLFGADRLRRLGPVVAVLGLCGALLGTTAFTLATAATAHSGGTPSSGPAAASGRGFGGGARGFGGGQADTAVIDLLKGTTTKWAAAQSGAMESAGLALASGRPVLAIGGFSGSDPAPTLEQFQRYVASGDVHYYVAGGRGGFGGGRGTAGEIQSWVEQNFAPVTVGGTTVYDLTKSIN, encoded by the coding sequence ATGACGACCACGCTGACGGCGCCCGCGCACGCCCAGCCCGTTCCGCCGGCCGCCCGGGAACCGCGGTGGGTCAAGCCTTCCGTGGCCGCCTTGCTGCTCGGGACCGGCCTGCTCTACCTGTGGGACCTGGCGAAAACCGGCTGGGCCAACGACTTCTACGCGATGGCCGCGCAGGCCGGCACGTGGAGCTGGAAGGCGTTGTTCTTCGGTTCGCTCGACCCCGGCAACGTCGTCACCGTCGACAAACCGCCGTTCTCGCTGTGGGTCATGGGGTTGTCCGGGCGGCTCTTCGGCTTCTCCAGCTGGAGCCTGCTCGTCCCGAACGCGCTCGCCGGCGTCGCGTCGGTGGGCCTGCTCCACCTCGCCGTGCGGCGGCTTTCCGGGCCGGGGGCCGGGTTGCTGGCCGGGGCCGGGCTCGCGCTGACGCCGGTCGCCGCGCTCATGTTCCGGTACGACAACCCCGACGCCTTCCTCGTGCTGCTGCTCGTCGCCGGTGCGTACTGCGTGGTGCGCGCCCTCGAGCGCGGGAGCACGGGGTGGCTGCTGCTCGCCGGGGTCGCGGTCGGGTTCGGCTTCCTCGACAAGATGCTGCAGGCGTTCCTCGTGCTGCCTGCGTTCGTGCTCGCCTACGCCGTCGCGGCGCCGACGTCGCTCGGGCGGCGGATCTGGCAGCTGCTCGCCGCGGCGGGGGTGGTGCTCGTCTCCGCCGGCTGGTGGATCGCGGTCGTCGCGGTGTGGCCGGCCGCCGACCGGCCCTACATCAGCGGGTCGACCGACAACACCGTGCTGGAACTGGCGTTCGGCTACAACGGCCTCGGCCGGATCTTCGGCGAAGGCCGCGGTGGCGGCGGTGGCGGGACGTTCACGCCACCGGCGGGTGGCGGCTTCGGCGGCGGTTTCGGGGGTGAGACCGGGCTGACGCGGTTGTTCAGCGGCGAGTTCGGCGGCGAGGCGTCGTGGCTGCTGCCCGCCGCGGTCATCGGGCTGGCCGCCGGCCTGTGGTTCACGCGCCGCGCGCCGCGCACCGACCGGACGCGGGCGGCGCTGCTGCTGTGGGGTGGCTGGCTGGTCGTCACCGCGCTGGTGTTCAGCTACATGAGCGGGATCATCCACCCCTACTACACGGTCGCGCTGGCGCCGGGGATCGCCGCCACGCTGGGGATTTCCTCGCGGGAGCTGTGGCGCGGCCGGGCGAACTTCGCGGCTCGCGCGGTGCTCGCCGTCATGCTCGCGGTGACCGCGGTCTGGGGCTTCGTGCTCCTCGCGCGGACGCCGGACTGGCAGCCGTGGCTGCGCTACGCGCTGCTCGTGCTGAGCGCGGCCGCCGTGCTCGCGCTGCTCTTCGGCGCCGACCGGCTCCGGCGGCTCGGCCCGGTCGTGGCCGTGCTCGGCCTCTGCGGCGCGCTGCTCGGGACGACGGCCTTCACGCTGGCCACGGCAGCGACGGCGCACTCGGGCGGCACGCCGTCGTCCGGCCCGGCCGCGGCGAGCGGACGCGGGTTCGGCGGCGGGGCGCGGGGCTTCGGCGGCGGCCAGGCCGACACCGCGGTGATCGACCTGCTGAAGGGCACGACGACGAAGTGGGCCGCGGCGCAGAGCGGGGCGATGGAATCGGCCGGGCTGGCGCTCGCGAGCGGACGGCCGGTGCTCGCCATCGGCGGCTTCAGCGGCAGCGACCCCGCGCCGACGCTCGAGCAGTTCCAGCGGTACGTCGCGAGCGGCGACGTCCACTACTACGTCGCGGGCGGGCGCGGCGGCTTCGGGGGCGGCCGCGGGACCGCCGGTGAGATCCAGTCCTGGGTCGAGCAGAACTTCGCGCCGGTCACCGTCGGCGGCACGACCGTTTACGACCTGACTAAATCTATCAATTGA